A section of the Bombus huntii isolate Logan2020A chromosome 5, iyBomHunt1.1, whole genome shotgun sequence genome encodes:
- the LOC126866080 gene encoding disheveled-associated activator of morphogenesis 1 isoform X1 encodes MSSTNQHEEIEPCPEPGQDGWTSRFFSRIPSCPVKSPQPLKEFVGRCQTMPSRVKKSFCGCLQDDEPPEITYCVVEHTGTLTLQAMTPSLPMPAEEELNKMFLELVDELDLTQANRQAVLALPANKKWQIYCSRKGNGTLENGGLRTTDLSGDPEDYINRLKTIASSPFPEEGEEVSNQMRQTEALKTALRTQPHSFVLRFIELDGLNALLQVLGTMDAEAANSNLHTSVIGCLKALMNNSNGRAHVLAHPTAINTISQSLATENIKTKISVLEILGAVCLVPGGHRKVLEAMLHFQQYHSERTRFQSIINDLDKNFGIYKDNLSLKTAIMSFINAVLNYGPGQVTLEFRLHLRYELLMLGIQPIIEKLRKYENETLDRHLDFFEMVRNEDEKELARKFEKEHVDTKSATAMFDLLRRKLSHTAAYPHLLSLLEHCLLLPLDYGSHPQHWLLFDRIVQQIVLQSEGNDTGVTRNPDVAPIEINVKEIVHLLAKEEELVAARKKAEELERENSDMSSRLAKKEQELDLRTQEKEDIEASLARVKERLEKETSMHIETKQRISELQDNVETLSRQINNEKSERKRLEQLVASGSLPDDAKATIKIVEDEVLEKVEAKPMPPPPPPPPLAPPPPPCLMPAAPPPMKVEIIKNVPQPSNPLKSFNWSKIPEQKLQGTIWSELDDTKLYNVMDLESIDKIFCAYQKNGVSAEGSIEDLRTLGKNKKTMSVIDSRRAQNCTILLSKLKMSDNEITRTILSMDQQNILHIDMVEQLLKYIPSSEEAALLDIHQKELQNRADCFLYQISKVPHYEQRLRSLHYKKKFAASIAELTPRMRAVLEASRQVARSRRLRKLLELVLALGNYVNRGNARGNACGFRLASLNRLVDTKSSCSKGTTLLHYLVQILESRFREVLDIEEDMPHVRTAARVSMADLQKEVANLKNGLQDVQREIEFHRGQSQVLQGDMFLPAMRDFQAQATCRLAEAEDLFQDMKTRFDRAVRLFGEDSAGVQPDEFFGIFENFLQALAEARQDVENMRKKIEEEERRAKQEQELRKRTMERKNSREGILNSISLSKKNEANSNGQNDNKGEFDDLISALRTGDVFGEDIAKFKRSKRRPVTPSGQESRRHSAHREDSRERH; translated from the exons ATGTCGTCCACTAACCAACACGAGGAAATTGAGCCCTGTCCGGAACCCGGACAGGACGGTTGGACCTCGAGATTCTTTTCA AGGATTCCGAGCTGTCCAGTGAAGAGTCCACAGCCCTTGAAGGAATTCGTGGGTCGCTGCCAGACGATGCCATCGCGGGTGAAAAAGTCTTTCTGCGGTTGCCTTCAG GATGACGAGCCACCGGAAATCACGTATTGCGTTGTGGAGCACACGGGTACGCTCACGCTTCAAGCAATGACGCCCTCCCTGCCGATGCCTGCCGAGGAAGAACTGAACAAGATGTTCCTCGAATTGGTCGACGAGCTGGACCTGACCCAGGCCAACCGACAGGCGGTTCTGGCACTTCCGGCGAACAAAAAGTGGCAGATATATTGCTCCAGGAAAGGTAACGGCACGCTTGAGAATGGTGGACTCAGAACTACAGATCTGAGCGGGGATCCCGAGGATTATATCAACAGACTGAAGACGATAGCTAGT AGTCCTTTTCCCGAAGAGGGCGAAGAAGTTTCGAATCAGATGCGACAAACCGAAGCCCTAAAGACCGCTTTGAGGACGCAGCCGCATAGTTTCGTGCTCAGGTTTATAGAACTCGATGGATTGAATGCTCTGTTACAAGTTCTTGGAACTATGGATGCGGAGGCAGCTAACAGCAACCTTCATACAAGTGTGATAGGGTGTTTGAAGGCGTTGATGAACAATTCG AATGGAAGAGCACACGTACTGGCGCACCCTACTGCCATCAATACGATATCCCAGTCGCTGGCGACTGAAAACATCAAGACGAAGATATCCGTTCTCGAAATTCTGGGCGCTGTTTGCCTGGTTCCAGGTGGTCATCGAAAAGTCTTGGAAGCTATGCTACATTTCCAGCAGTATCATTCCGAACGAACACGTTTCCAAAGTATTATAAACGATTTGGACAAGAACTTCGGTATCTACAAAGACAATCTGTCTCTGAAGACGGCGATCATGTCGTTCATTAACGCGGTGTTGAATTATGGACCAGGTCAAGTGACTTTGGAGTTTAGGTTACACCTAAGATACGAATTATTGATGCTCGGTATTCAACCGATTATCGAAAAGCttagaaaatatgaaaatgagACGTTAGATAGGCATTTGGATTTCTTTGAAATGGTGAGAAACGAAGACGAGAAGGAGTTGGCGAGGAAGTTCGAAAAGGAACACGTGGACACGAAGAGCGCTACGGCGATGTTCGATTTATTGAGGAGAAAGCTCAGTCATACCGCTGCGTATCCTCATTTGTTGAGTCTTTTGGAACACTGTCTTCTATTACCTC TCGATTATGGCTCCCATCCTCAACACTGGCTACTGTTCGATCGGATCGTGCAACAAATCGTTCTCCAGTCAGAAGGAAATGATACAGGTGTCACAAGGAATCCCGACGTCGCGCCGATTGAGATCAACGTGAAGGAAATTGTTCATTTGCTCGCAAAGGAAGAAGAACTCGTCGCGGCCAGGAAGAAGGCAGAGGAGTTGGAGCGAGAAAATTCCGACATGTCGAGTAGACTAGCCAAGAAGGAACAAGAGTTAGATCTAAGAACACAAGAGAAA GAAGATATAGAGGCCAGCTTGGCAAGGGTGAAAGAACGCCTCGAGAAGGAGACGTCGATGCATATAGAGACGAAGCAGAGGATTTCGGAATTGCAAGACAACGTCGAGACGCTATCTCGACAGATAAACAACGAGAAATCGGAGAGGAAGAGGCTGGAACAATTGGTAGCTTCCGGAAGCTTACCGGACGATGCGAAAGCGACGATTAAAATCGTCGAGGACGAGGTTCTTGAGAAGGTTGAAGCCAAACCAATGCCACCCCCGCCCCCGCCTCCGCCCTTGGCACCTCCACCACCTCCTTGCCTAATGCCCGCAGCTCCTCCTCCGATGAAG GTGGAGATAATCAAGAATGTTCCTCAACCGAGCAATCCCTTGAAGTCCTTTAATTGGTCGAAGATACCGGAGCAAAAGTTGCAAGGCACTATATGGTCGGAACTCGATGACACGAagttatataacgtcatggaCCTAGAATCGATCGATAAAATCTTTTGCGCTTATCAAAAGAACGGAGTGTCCGCGGAGGGTTCGATCGAAGATCTGCGAACCCTAGGAAAGAACAAGAAGACCATGTCAGTGATTGATTCGAGGAGAGCTCAGAACTGCACGATTTTGTTGTCCAAGTTGAAAATGTCCGACAACGAGATCACTAGAACCATCCTCTCTATGGACCAACAGAATATTCTGCACATAGACATGGTTGAACAACTATTGAAGTATATCCCATCGTCTGAAGAAGCTGCTCTCTTAGACATACATCAGAAAGAGCTTCAGAACAGGGCCGATTGTTTCTTATACCAAATATCCAA AGTGCCGCATTACGAGCAAAGATTACGATCTCTTCACTACAAAAAGAAATTCGCTGCCAGCATTGCGGAATTGACACCGAGAATGCGTGCGGTGCTCGAAGCTAGTCGACAGGTGGCCAGGTCCCGGCGACTTAGAAAGCTCCTGGAATTGGTCTTAGCTCTAGGGAATTACGTAAATCGCGGAAACGCTCGCGGGAATGCCTGCGGTTTCCGCTTAGCTTCCTTGAATCGTCTAGTCGATACCAAGTCTTCTTGCTCCAAAGGCACGACTTTGCTGCACTATTTGGTTCAAATCCTTGAGTCTAGGTTTAGAGAGGTGTTGGATATCGAGGAGGATATGCCTCATGTTCGAACCGCAGCTAGAGTTAGCATGGCTGATCTGCAGAAAGAGGTGGCTAATTTGAAAAATGGTCTTCAGGACGTTCAAAGGGAAATAG AATTCCACCGTGGTCAGTCTCAAGTACTTCAAGGAGACATGTTCTTACCAGCAATGAGAGATTTCCAGGCACAGGCTACATGTAGGTTAGCGGAAGCGGAGGATCTGTTCCAAGATATGAAGACCAGA TTTGACCGAGCAGTGAGGCTGTTTGGCGAAGATTCAGCAGGCGTGCAGCCAGACGAGTTCTTTGGCATTTTTGAAAACTTCCTACAGGCGTTAGCTGAAGCCAGACAAGACGTGGAAAATATGAGGaagaagatagaggaagaagAACGAAGAGCAAAGCAAGAACAAGAG CTTCGGAAGAGGACAATGGAAAGAAAGAATTCTCGCGAAGGAATATTGAACAGTATCTCCTTGAGCAAAAAGAACGAAGCCAATAGCAATGGACAGAACGACAATAAGGGTGAATTCGATGACTTGATATCGGCTCTTCGAACCGGCGACGTTTTCGGAGAGGATATCGCGaaatttaaaagatcaaaGCGCAGACCTGTGACTCCGAGCGGCCAAGAATCGCGAAGACACAGCGCGCACAGAGAAGATTCCAGGGAAAGACATTGA
- the LOC126866080 gene encoding disheveled-associated activator of morphogenesis 1 isoform X2: MPSRVKKSFCGCLQDDEPPEITYCVVEHTGTLTLQAMTPSLPMPAEEELNKMFLELVDELDLTQANRQAVLALPANKKWQIYCSRKGNGTLENGGLRTTDLSGDPEDYINRLKTIASSPFPEEGEEVSNQMRQTEALKTALRTQPHSFVLRFIELDGLNALLQVLGTMDAEAANSNLHTSVIGCLKALMNNSNGRAHVLAHPTAINTISQSLATENIKTKISVLEILGAVCLVPGGHRKVLEAMLHFQQYHSERTRFQSIINDLDKNFGIYKDNLSLKTAIMSFINAVLNYGPGQVTLEFRLHLRYELLMLGIQPIIEKLRKYENETLDRHLDFFEMVRNEDEKELARKFEKEHVDTKSATAMFDLLRRKLSHTAAYPHLLSLLEHCLLLPLDYGSHPQHWLLFDRIVQQIVLQSEGNDTGVTRNPDVAPIEINVKEIVHLLAKEEELVAARKKAEELERENSDMSSRLAKKEQELDLRTQEKEDIEASLARVKERLEKETSMHIETKQRISELQDNVETLSRQINNEKSERKRLEQLVASGSLPDDAKATIKIVEDEVLEKVEAKPMPPPPPPPPLAPPPPPCLMPAAPPPMKVEIIKNVPQPSNPLKSFNWSKIPEQKLQGTIWSELDDTKLYNVMDLESIDKIFCAYQKNGVSAEGSIEDLRTLGKNKKTMSVIDSRRAQNCTILLSKLKMSDNEITRTILSMDQQNILHIDMVEQLLKYIPSSEEAALLDIHQKELQNRADCFLYQISKVPHYEQRLRSLHYKKKFAASIAELTPRMRAVLEASRQVARSRRLRKLLELVLALGNYVNRGNARGNACGFRLASLNRLVDTKSSCSKGTTLLHYLVQILESRFREVLDIEEDMPHVRTAARVSMADLQKEVANLKNGLQDVQREIEFHRGQSQVLQGDMFLPAMRDFQAQATCRLAEAEDLFQDMKTRFDRAVRLFGEDSAGVQPDEFFGIFENFLQALAEARQDVENMRKKIEEEERRAKQEQELRKRTMERKNSREGILNSISLSKKNEANSNGQNDNKGEFDDLISALRTGDVFGEDIAKFKRSKRRPVTPSGQESRRHSAHREDSRERH, translated from the exons ATGCCATCGCGGGTGAAAAAGTCTTTCTGCGGTTGCCTTCAG GATGACGAGCCACCGGAAATCACGTATTGCGTTGTGGAGCACACGGGTACGCTCACGCTTCAAGCAATGACGCCCTCCCTGCCGATGCCTGCCGAGGAAGAACTGAACAAGATGTTCCTCGAATTGGTCGACGAGCTGGACCTGACCCAGGCCAACCGACAGGCGGTTCTGGCACTTCCGGCGAACAAAAAGTGGCAGATATATTGCTCCAGGAAAGGTAACGGCACGCTTGAGAATGGTGGACTCAGAACTACAGATCTGAGCGGGGATCCCGAGGATTATATCAACAGACTGAAGACGATAGCTAGT AGTCCTTTTCCCGAAGAGGGCGAAGAAGTTTCGAATCAGATGCGACAAACCGAAGCCCTAAAGACCGCTTTGAGGACGCAGCCGCATAGTTTCGTGCTCAGGTTTATAGAACTCGATGGATTGAATGCTCTGTTACAAGTTCTTGGAACTATGGATGCGGAGGCAGCTAACAGCAACCTTCATACAAGTGTGATAGGGTGTTTGAAGGCGTTGATGAACAATTCG AATGGAAGAGCACACGTACTGGCGCACCCTACTGCCATCAATACGATATCCCAGTCGCTGGCGACTGAAAACATCAAGACGAAGATATCCGTTCTCGAAATTCTGGGCGCTGTTTGCCTGGTTCCAGGTGGTCATCGAAAAGTCTTGGAAGCTATGCTACATTTCCAGCAGTATCATTCCGAACGAACACGTTTCCAAAGTATTATAAACGATTTGGACAAGAACTTCGGTATCTACAAAGACAATCTGTCTCTGAAGACGGCGATCATGTCGTTCATTAACGCGGTGTTGAATTATGGACCAGGTCAAGTGACTTTGGAGTTTAGGTTACACCTAAGATACGAATTATTGATGCTCGGTATTCAACCGATTATCGAAAAGCttagaaaatatgaaaatgagACGTTAGATAGGCATTTGGATTTCTTTGAAATGGTGAGAAACGAAGACGAGAAGGAGTTGGCGAGGAAGTTCGAAAAGGAACACGTGGACACGAAGAGCGCTACGGCGATGTTCGATTTATTGAGGAGAAAGCTCAGTCATACCGCTGCGTATCCTCATTTGTTGAGTCTTTTGGAACACTGTCTTCTATTACCTC TCGATTATGGCTCCCATCCTCAACACTGGCTACTGTTCGATCGGATCGTGCAACAAATCGTTCTCCAGTCAGAAGGAAATGATACAGGTGTCACAAGGAATCCCGACGTCGCGCCGATTGAGATCAACGTGAAGGAAATTGTTCATTTGCTCGCAAAGGAAGAAGAACTCGTCGCGGCCAGGAAGAAGGCAGAGGAGTTGGAGCGAGAAAATTCCGACATGTCGAGTAGACTAGCCAAGAAGGAACAAGAGTTAGATCTAAGAACACAAGAGAAA GAAGATATAGAGGCCAGCTTGGCAAGGGTGAAAGAACGCCTCGAGAAGGAGACGTCGATGCATATAGAGACGAAGCAGAGGATTTCGGAATTGCAAGACAACGTCGAGACGCTATCTCGACAGATAAACAACGAGAAATCGGAGAGGAAGAGGCTGGAACAATTGGTAGCTTCCGGAAGCTTACCGGACGATGCGAAAGCGACGATTAAAATCGTCGAGGACGAGGTTCTTGAGAAGGTTGAAGCCAAACCAATGCCACCCCCGCCCCCGCCTCCGCCCTTGGCACCTCCACCACCTCCTTGCCTAATGCCCGCAGCTCCTCCTCCGATGAAG GTGGAGATAATCAAGAATGTTCCTCAACCGAGCAATCCCTTGAAGTCCTTTAATTGGTCGAAGATACCGGAGCAAAAGTTGCAAGGCACTATATGGTCGGAACTCGATGACACGAagttatataacgtcatggaCCTAGAATCGATCGATAAAATCTTTTGCGCTTATCAAAAGAACGGAGTGTCCGCGGAGGGTTCGATCGAAGATCTGCGAACCCTAGGAAAGAACAAGAAGACCATGTCAGTGATTGATTCGAGGAGAGCTCAGAACTGCACGATTTTGTTGTCCAAGTTGAAAATGTCCGACAACGAGATCACTAGAACCATCCTCTCTATGGACCAACAGAATATTCTGCACATAGACATGGTTGAACAACTATTGAAGTATATCCCATCGTCTGAAGAAGCTGCTCTCTTAGACATACATCAGAAAGAGCTTCAGAACAGGGCCGATTGTTTCTTATACCAAATATCCAA AGTGCCGCATTACGAGCAAAGATTACGATCTCTTCACTACAAAAAGAAATTCGCTGCCAGCATTGCGGAATTGACACCGAGAATGCGTGCGGTGCTCGAAGCTAGTCGACAGGTGGCCAGGTCCCGGCGACTTAGAAAGCTCCTGGAATTGGTCTTAGCTCTAGGGAATTACGTAAATCGCGGAAACGCTCGCGGGAATGCCTGCGGTTTCCGCTTAGCTTCCTTGAATCGTCTAGTCGATACCAAGTCTTCTTGCTCCAAAGGCACGACTTTGCTGCACTATTTGGTTCAAATCCTTGAGTCTAGGTTTAGAGAGGTGTTGGATATCGAGGAGGATATGCCTCATGTTCGAACCGCAGCTAGAGTTAGCATGGCTGATCTGCAGAAAGAGGTGGCTAATTTGAAAAATGGTCTTCAGGACGTTCAAAGGGAAATAG AATTCCACCGTGGTCAGTCTCAAGTACTTCAAGGAGACATGTTCTTACCAGCAATGAGAGATTTCCAGGCACAGGCTACATGTAGGTTAGCGGAAGCGGAGGATCTGTTCCAAGATATGAAGACCAGA TTTGACCGAGCAGTGAGGCTGTTTGGCGAAGATTCAGCAGGCGTGCAGCCAGACGAGTTCTTTGGCATTTTTGAAAACTTCCTACAGGCGTTAGCTGAAGCCAGACAAGACGTGGAAAATATGAGGaagaagatagaggaagaagAACGAAGAGCAAAGCAAGAACAAGAG CTTCGGAAGAGGACAATGGAAAGAAAGAATTCTCGCGAAGGAATATTGAACAGTATCTCCTTGAGCAAAAAGAACGAAGCCAATAGCAATGGACAGAACGACAATAAGGGTGAATTCGATGACTTGATATCGGCTCTTCGAACCGGCGACGTTTTCGGAGAGGATATCGCGaaatttaaaagatcaaaGCGCAGACCTGTGACTCCGAGCGGCCAAGAATCGCGAAGACACAGCGCGCACAGAGAAGATTCCAGGGAAAGACATTGA